A stretch of Gossypium hirsutum isolate 1008001.06 chromosome A06, Gossypium_hirsutum_v2.1, whole genome shotgun sequence DNA encodes these proteins:
- the LOC107962336 gene encoding uncharacterized protein, protein MYAPIIDLSLLLFWAFFITVKESPSISTNFNPKSLPSITVCKHATALATNPKETLLQRPPFCNYWTKDQITQMVQIKVWQISVLLFNTIQPENHPVESKLSGFGEFSEHLLQKRFFPFGAHTSSTLIFHPLPTLQHSPVCKRPFAAHILFQVYKVLEGRLRVRDRQR, encoded by the exons ATGTATGCACCTATTATCGATTTATCCCTGCTTTTGTTTTGGGCTTTTTTTATCACTGTCAAGGAGTCCCCTTCAATATCGACAAATTTTAATCCCAAATCCCTGCCTAGTATAACCGTCTGTAAACATGCAACGGCTTTGGCTACAAACCCTAAAG AAACCCTTCTCCAGAGGCCTCCATTTTGCAACTATTGGACTAAAG ACCAGATAACCCAGATGGTGCAAATAAAAGTTTGGCAGATATCAGTATTACTGTTTAATACAATCCAG CCAGAAAATCATCCTGTGGAGAGTAAGCTATCGGGATTTGGAGAATTCTCTGAGCATCTTCTTCAGAAAAG ATTTTTTCCATTTGGAGCCCATACATCTTCAACTCTAATATTCCATCCATTGCCCACCCTTCAGCATAGTCCTGTTTGCAAAAGACCTTTTGCAGCCCATATACTTTTCCAAGTATATAAAG TATTGGAAGGTCGGCTCAGGGTTAGAGATCGTCAGAGgtaa
- the LOC107963201 gene encoding uncharacterized protein, which produces MARDRNDPGLNDPLNPNGQDVDLSIHHVIDDRDRPISEHVVLILGDLNLGIVKPHIQAQHFELKPMMFQMFQTLGQFSGLPTADPRLHLRLFLEFYDSFRQQGVPEDAQRLKLFPYSLRDRARAWLNVLPSGTVAS; this is translated from the coding sequence ATGGCTAGGGACAGGAATGATCCTGGTCTGAATGATCCATTAAATCCAAATGGTCAGGATGTTGATCTTTCTATTCATCACGTGATAGACGACCGAGACAGGCCAATTAGTGAACATGTTGTGCTAATTTTGGGTGATCTGAATTTAGGGATAGTTAAACCACACATTCAAGCTCAGCATTTTGAGTTGAAACCGATGATGTTTCAGATGTTCCAAACACTGGGACAGTTTAGTGGGTTGCCTACTGCAGATCCACGATTGCATTTAAGACTTTTCCTAGAATTCTATGACTCGTTTAGACAACAGGGTGTTCCTGAAGATGCCCAGAGACTTAAATTGTTTCCATATTCCTTGAGAGACCGAGCAAGAGCATGGTTGAATGTTTTGCCATCGGGGACAGTGGCATCATAG